Proteins from a genomic interval of Paucidesulfovibrio longus DSM 6739:
- a CDS encoding SLC13 family permease, with protein MTPEIITVMAILAFAVLLFIFEWVRVDVVGIIMMVLLPLLGLVTPKQAISGLSSNAVVSIIAVIIIGAGLDKTGVMNSMARIILRFAGKSETRIMTLIAGTVAFISGFMQNIGAAALFLPAAKRIGNQTGVPVPRLLMPMGFCAIIGGCLTLVGSSPLILLNDLMVVGGKHYDPFGLFGVTPIGVLLVVAALIYFAVFGRFILPSKSEEDQSGPMSSILAATYGGLGSLFELHVPEGWEGSRRLTALELRPIYFCTVVAIARDKGRTHLFAPGPDMDIKPGDDLVVVGPHEFAERMAEDLGWELRPELISFAEELSPNNAGIMEGIVTPRSELVGKTLATLHLRDRLQVSPLAIFRGEKIFISGLVDMVIRPGDALLLHGRWEMFHLLKDKPDLVFTEAVKGEILRTEKAKVALFWLAVSLVLILGLHIQLSIALLTGALGMVLTKVMTIDEAYQSVDWMTVFLLGGLIPLGMAFENTGAAKFIADTIMAALGTPSPLLLLTVIGILTSFFTLVASNVGATVLLVPLSMNMALNAGVDPRVAALTVAVAASNTFVLPTHQVNALIMRPGGYRTIDYVRSGAGMTVIYMVVMISALMFFY; from the coding sequence ATGACGCCTGAAATCATCACCGTAATGGCCATCCTCGCCTTCGCCGTCCTGCTCTTCATCTTCGAATGGGTCCGGGTGGACGTTGTCGGCATCATCATGATGGTGCTTTTGCCTCTTCTCGGACTCGTGACGCCCAAGCAGGCCATCAGCGGCCTGAGCAGCAACGCGGTCGTCTCCATCATCGCCGTCATCATCATCGGCGCGGGCCTGGACAAGACCGGCGTCATGAACAGCATGGCCAGGATCATCCTGCGCTTCGCCGGAAAAAGCGAAACCCGGATCATGACGCTCATCGCGGGCACCGTGGCGTTCATCTCCGGGTTCATGCAGAACATCGGGGCGGCGGCGCTCTTCCTGCCCGCGGCCAAGCGCATCGGCAACCAGACCGGCGTTCCCGTTCCCCGGCTGCTCATGCCCATGGGCTTCTGCGCCATCATCGGCGGCTGCCTGACCCTGGTCGGTTCCAGCCCGCTGATCCTGCTCAACGACCTCATGGTCGTGGGCGGCAAGCACTACGACCCCTTCGGGCTCTTCGGGGTCACGCCCATCGGCGTGCTGCTGGTGGTTGCGGCCCTGATCTACTTCGCGGTCTTCGGACGCTTCATCCTGCCGAGCAAGAGCGAAGAGGACCAGAGCGGTCCCATGTCCTCCATCCTGGCCGCCACGTACGGCGGCCTCGGCTCCCTCTTCGAGCTGCACGTTCCCGAAGGCTGGGAAGGCTCGCGCAGGCTCACGGCCCTGGAGCTGCGGCCCATCTACTTCTGCACCGTGGTGGCCATCGCCCGCGACAAGGGGCGCACCCACCTCTTCGCCCCCGGTCCCGACATGGACATCAAGCCCGGCGACGACCTCGTGGTCGTCGGCCCGCACGAATTCGCCGAGCGCATGGCCGAGGATCTCGGCTGGGAGCTGCGGCCGGAGCTGATCTCCTTCGCCGAGGAGCTTTCCCCGAACAACGCGGGCATCATGGAAGGCATCGTCACCCCCCGGTCCGAGCTGGTGGGCAAGACCCTGGCCACCCTGCACCTGCGCGACCGGCTCCAGGTTTCGCCCCTGGCCATCTTCCGGGGCGAGAAGATCTTCATCAGCGGTCTCGTGGACATGGTCATCCGCCCCGGAGACGCCCTGCTCCTGCACGGCCGCTGGGAGATGTTCCACCTGCTCAAGGACAAGCCGGACCTCGTGTTCACGGAAGCCGTCAAGGGCGAAATCCTGCGCACGGAAAAGGCCAAGGTCGCCCTGTTCTGGCTGGCCGTTTCCCTGGTGCTCATCCTCGGCCTGCACATTCAGCTCTCCATCGCGCTGCTCACGGGCGCGCTGGGCATGGTCCTGACCAAGGTCATGACCATCGACGAGGCCTACCAATCCGTGGACTGGATGACCGTCTTCCTCCTGGGCGGCCTGATTCCGCTGGGCATGGCCTTCGAAAACACGGGCGCGGCCAAGTTTATCGCCGACACGATCATGGCGGCCCTGGGCACCCCAAGCCCGCTGCTGCTGCTCACGGTCATCGGCATCCTGACCTCGTTCTTCACCCTGGTCGCCTCCAACGTGGGCGCCACGGTGCTGCTGGTTCCGCTGTCCATGAACATGGCCCTCAACGCCGGGGTGGACCCGCGCGTGGCCGCGCTGACCGTTGCCGTGGCCGCCTCGAACACGTTCGTTCTGCCGACGCACCAGGTCAACGCCCTGATCATGCGTCCCGGCGGATACCGGACCATCGACTACGTGCGCTCCGGAGCAGGCATGACGGTCATCTATATGGTCGTGATGATTTCGGCGCTCATGTTTTTCTACTAG
- the nhaB gene encoding sodium/proton antiporter NhaB, producing the protein MQPTLAQSFSRNFLGNAPVWYKQVILGFLILNPLLLLTTTPFVAGWALIAEFIFTLAMALKCYPLPAGGLLAIEAVIMGMTSSEMVYHEALKNFEVILLLIFMVAGIYFMKDFLQFTFTRILVQIRSKKLIALLFCLAGAFLSAFLDALTVTAVIMAVAYGFYNVYHRYASGAAMQDTHDLGDDNKVAEQARADLLEFRAFLRNLMMHGAVGTALGGVCTLVGEPQNLLVGGEMGWHFVPFLIEVAPVTMPVLVVGLLTCLAVEQFHLFGYGAQLPGNIRSLLFETAVRMEEEQGRQGQARLIIQALTGIWLVVALALHLAAVGIIGLSVIVILTSINGVVEEHQLGKAFEEALPFTALLVVFFAIVAVIHDNELFAPIINYVLSLKGQSQLAAYYAANGVLSSISDNVFVATVYISETKLHFIQLLGAIPDIGMTGAQLMDKLTDPHVARADVLATLPPAAAAQAGQLMAHLDKLAVAINTGTNIPSVATPNGQAAFLFLLTSALAPVIRLSYGRMVMLALPYTITMSLTGLAAVYFFL; encoded by the coding sequence ATGCAGCCCACGCTTGCGCAATCGTTCAGCAGAAACTTTCTCGGCAACGCCCCGGTCTGGTACAAACAGGTCATCCTGGGTTTTCTCATCCTCAACCCTCTGCTTCTGCTGACCACCACGCCCTTTGTGGCGGGGTGGGCGCTCATAGCCGAATTCATCTTCACCCTGGCCATGGCCCTGAAGTGCTACCCGCTGCCCGCGGGCGGCCTGCTGGCCATCGAGGCCGTGATCATGGGCATGACCTCTTCCGAGATGGTCTACCATGAGGCGCTCAAGAACTTCGAAGTCATCCTGCTCCTGATCTTCATGGTCGCGGGCATCTATTTCATGAAGGACTTCCTCCAGTTCACCTTCACGCGCATCCTGGTCCAGATCCGCTCCAAAAAGCTCATCGCCCTGCTCTTCTGCCTGGCGGGCGCCTTCTTGTCCGCGTTCCTGGACGCCCTGACCGTCACCGCCGTGATCATGGCCGTGGCCTACGGGTTCTACAACGTCTACCATCGCTACGCCTCGGGCGCGGCCATGCAGGACACCCACGACCTCGGCGACGACAACAAGGTCGCGGAACAGGCCCGGGCCGACCTGCTCGAATTCCGCGCCTTCCTGCGCAACCTCATGATGCACGGCGCGGTGGGCACGGCCCTGGGCGGCGTCTGCACCCTGGTGGGCGAGCCGCAAAACCTGCTCGTGGGCGGCGAAATGGGCTGGCACTTCGTGCCCTTCCTCATCGAGGTCGCTCCGGTGACCATGCCGGTCCTGGTCGTGGGCCTGCTGACCTGCCTCGCCGTGGAGCAGTTCCACCTCTTCGGCTACGGCGCCCAGCTTCCCGGCAACATCCGCTCGCTGCTCTTCGAGACCGCGGTGCGCATGGAAGAGGAACAGGGACGCCAGGGCCAAGCCCGCCTGATCATCCAGGCCCTCACGGGCATCTGGCTCGTGGTCGCCCTGGCCCTGCACCTCGCCGCCGTGGGCATCATCGGCCTCTCGGTCATCGTCATCCTCACGTCCATCAACGGCGTGGTCGAGGAGCACCAGCTCGGCAAGGCCTTCGAAGAGGCGCTGCCCTTCACCGCCCTGCTCGTGGTCTTCTTCGCCATCGTGGCCGTGATCCACGACAACGAACTCTTCGCGCCGATCATCAACTACGTGCTCAGCCTCAAGGGACAGTCCCAGCTCGCGGCCTACTACGCGGCCAACGGCGTGCTCTCCTCCATTTCGGACAACGTCTTCGTGGCCACGGTCTACATCTCCGAGACCAAGCTGCACTTCATCCAGCTGCTCGGCGCCATTCCGGACATCGGCATGACCGGCGCGCAGCTCATGGACAAGCTCACCGACCCGCACGTGGCCCGCGCCGACGTGCTGGCCACCCTGCCCCCGGCGGCGGCGGCCCAGGCCGGACAGCTCATGGCTCACCTGGACAAGCTGGCCGTGGCCATCAACACGGGCACGAACATCCCCAGCGT